The Pseudomonas triclosanedens genome has a window encoding:
- a CDS encoding TIGR03747 family integrating conjugative element membrane protein, which produces MKDAASTAQREQNQRQGLIVGTITLPFRLLGVLIGSLLFSIVVECVGMHLFWKDQGWRHSQQMLQYELGHLSSHFTRSVVVQEPGRTAHELVDTGYEWVFVRSGLLERMSQTAERARTPSHGQTRNFRYYISQVYVWTESYLIAAAFTTLTFLVRLLVLVLTLPLIFTAAFVGLIDGLVRRDVRRFGAGRESGFIYHRAKASLMPLAVLPWVTYLALPISVHPLLILLPSAALLGLAVSLTAGSFKKYL; this is translated from the coding sequence ATGAAGGACGCCGCCTCCACTGCACAACGGGAGCAGAACCAGCGCCAGGGCCTGATCGTCGGCACCATCACCTTGCCGTTCCGGCTGCTCGGGGTGCTGATCGGCTCGCTGCTGTTCTCGATCGTCGTGGAGTGCGTAGGCATGCACCTGTTCTGGAAGGACCAGGGCTGGCGGCACTCGCAGCAGATGTTGCAGTACGAACTTGGGCACCTGTCCAGCCACTTCACGCGCAGCGTGGTCGTGCAGGAGCCGGGGCGCACCGCGCACGAACTGGTGGATACCGGCTACGAATGGGTATTCGTTCGCTCCGGGCTGCTGGAGCGCATGAGCCAGACCGCCGAACGCGCCCGCACGCCCAGCCATGGACAGACGCGCAACTTCCGCTACTACATCAGCCAGGTCTATGTCTGGACTGAAAGCTACCTGATCGCCGCAGCCTTCACCACGCTCACGTTCCTGGTGCGCCTGCTGGTGCTGGTGCTCACGTTGCCGCTGATCTTCACCGCGGCGTTCGTCGGCCTGATCGACGGCCTGGTGCGGCGGGACGTGCGCCGGTTCGGCGCCGGCCGGGAATCCGGCTTCATCTACCACCGCGCGAAGGCGAGCCTGATGCCGCTGGCCGTGCTGCCGTGGGTCACGTACCTGGCCTTGCCGATCTCGGTGCATCCACTGCTGATCCTGCTGCCCAGCGCCGCCTTGCTGGGACTGGCCGTGAGCCTGACCGCAGGCAGCTTCAAGAAGTACCTCTAG
- a CDS encoding integrative conjugative element protein, RAQPRD family, whose protein sequence is MLAPIWQRAAHRGVPIFLVTALLLGQSPMALAESPAQRQELVAALRQLDALERTVADSAAHAPIQPGERYHFDYPRLLADLARVRAGIQAHLTPSRAQPRDPSELAGDYRTERSASPSPTATAEGKQ, encoded by the coding sequence ATGTTGGCTCCGATCTGGCAGCGCGCCGCGCATCGCGGCGTGCCCATTTTTCTCGTGACGGCCCTGCTGCTGGGTCAGTCCCCGATGGCGTTGGCCGAGTCCCCCGCACAGCGCCAGGAGCTGGTCGCCGCGCTGCGCCAGCTCGACGCCCTGGAGCGCACCGTCGCCGACAGCGCCGCGCATGCCCCCATCCAGCCGGGCGAGCGCTACCACTTCGATTACCCGCGGCTGCTGGCTGACCTGGCGCGCGTGCGCGCCGGCATCCAGGCCCATCTCACACCGTCGCGTGCCCAGCCGCGCGACCCCTCCGAACTGGCCGGCGACTACCGCACCGAGCGGTCCGCTTCGCCATCGCCGACGGCGACTGCGGAGGGCAAGCAATGA
- a CDS encoding TIGR03758 family integrating conjugative element protein: MNGAQVSAFQANSGIAPSAMATVLVGVVFAVLLVWGVWAIRTAYVGWSESRLNQRQFLGVCIRFVAMYLVLSFFLLS; this comes from the coding sequence ATGAACGGCGCCCAGGTCTCGGCATTTCAAGCCAACAGCGGCATCGCGCCTTCGGCGATGGCGACCGTCCTGGTCGGCGTCGTGTTCGCGGTCCTGCTCGTGTGGGGCGTCTGGGCCATCCGAACGGCCTACGTGGGGTGGTCCGAGAGCCGCCTCAACCAGCGCCAGTTCCTCGGCGTCTGCATCCGCTTCGTCGCGATGTACCTCGTCCTGAGCTTTTTCCTCCTCTCCTGA
- a CDS encoding TIGR03745 family integrating conjugative element membrane protein: MQNRILHSRLAQRAAVALGAAALPALSFAQGLPQLENPTRGTGNGIMETIRNYGYDIIMLVALLVVASMFIGVCYHAYGTYAEIHTGRKTWGQFGLTVAIGAVLLVIGIWLLTEATGIL, encoded by the coding sequence ATGCAAAACCGCATCCTCCATTCCCGTCTTGCCCAGCGCGCCGCTGTGGCACTGGGCGCCGCCGCGCTGCCCGCGCTGTCGTTCGCGCAAGGCTTGCCGCAGTTGGAGAACCCAACCCGCGGCACCGGCAACGGCATCATGGAAACGATCAGGAACTATGGCTACGACATCATCATGCTCGTGGCCCTCCTGGTCGTGGCGTCGATGTTTATCGGCGTCTGCTACCACGCCTACGGCACCTACGCCGAAATCCACACCGGCCGCAAGACGTGGGGCCAGTTCGGCCTCACGGTCGCGATCGGTGCCGTGCTGCTGGTGATCGGCATCTGGCTGCTCACCGAAGCCACCGGCATCCTGTAA
- a CDS encoding TIGR03750 family conjugal transfer protein codes for MSEQQHVRADGTVTFLPHRLNRHPVVVRGLTADELWICCGLSGAAGLLVGAPLSWVFRTIAIAPTFVVLGVALGVFIGGGILRRLKRGRPDTWLYRQLQWRIATRHPLMAGWVGGHVLISRSGFWSTRRSASRGAR; via the coding sequence ATGTCCGAGCAGCAGCACGTCCGTGCGGACGGGACGGTCACGTTCCTTCCGCACCGGCTCAACCGCCATCCCGTTGTCGTGCGCGGCCTCACCGCCGACGAACTGTGGATCTGCTGCGGCCTGTCCGGCGCCGCCGGCCTGCTGGTCGGTGCGCCGCTGTCCTGGGTGTTCCGCACGATCGCCATCGCGCCGACGTTCGTCGTCCTGGGCGTGGCCCTGGGCGTCTTCATCGGCGGCGGCATCCTGCGCCGGCTCAAGCGCGGGCGTCCCGATACCTGGCTGTACCGGCAACTGCAATGGCGCATCGCCACGCGCCATCCGCTGATGGCGGGATGGGTGGGCGGCCACGTGCTGATCTCGCGCTCTGGCTTCTGGTCCACCCGAAGGTCTGCCTCAAGGGGGGCACGATGA
- a CDS encoding PFL_4703 family integrating conjugative element protein, giving the protein MSRFKNEITHLQAHIKTLRLGAGALVIVALVMGGGWWSAPRDLTIHVPPDLRSGSTRKWWEVPPESVYAFTFYVFQTLNRWPTNGEEDYPRNLHTLSPYLTPSCQAFLRADYDYRRSTGELRQRVRGIYEIPGRGYGDDPTARVRVVSDRDWVVTLDITADEYYGAEQVKRALVRYPVKVTRVDVDPARNPFGLALDCYDGAPQRISAPEPTRPAPGGLSPQAPQGGNTP; this is encoded by the coding sequence ATGAGCCGCTTCAAGAACGAGATCACCCATCTGCAGGCGCACATCAAGACGCTTCGCCTGGGTGCTGGCGCGCTGGTCATCGTCGCCCTGGTCATGGGCGGTGGCTGGTGGAGCGCGCCGCGCGACCTGACCATCCACGTCCCGCCCGACCTGCGCTCCGGCAGTACCCGCAAGTGGTGGGAAGTGCCGCCCGAATCGGTCTATGCGTTCACGTTCTACGTGTTCCAGACCCTCAACCGCTGGCCGACGAACGGCGAAGAGGACTACCCGCGCAACCTCCATACGCTCTCGCCGTATCTCACCCCGTCCTGCCAGGCCTTCCTGCGCGCGGACTACGACTACCGCCGCAGCACGGGCGAACTGCGCCAGCGCGTGCGCGGAATTTATGAAATCCCCGGCCGCGGCTATGGCGACGACCCCACGGCGCGCGTGCGCGTGGTCTCCGACCGCGACTGGGTGGTGACGCTCGACATCACCGCCGACGAGTACTACGGCGCCGAACAGGTCAAGCGCGCGCTCGTGCGCTACCCGGTGAAGGTCACGCGGGTGGACGTCGATCCCGCCCGCAACCCCTTCGGCCTGGCGCTGGACTGCTATGACGGTGCCCCCCAGCGCATCAGCGCCCCGGAGCCGACGCGCCCGGCACCTGGCGGCCTGTCTCCGCAAGCGCCCCAAGGAGGAAACACCCCATGA
- a CDS encoding TIGR03749 family integrating conjugative element protein codes for MKHPVLVLLGLLAAAAAPVSHAVEILRWERMPLAVPLKVGQERIVFIDRNVRVGVPAGVGERLRVQSAGGAVYLRASEPIEPTRLQLQDADTGALILLDIAAEPPKDGEAELEPVRIVEGSSTPARYGDQAGGADEAPARSQDETGTRAARRETPVSVVLTRFAAQNLYAPLRTVEPLPGVMRVNLRRDLDLGTLMPTLPVRAVALASWRLEDQWVTAVRLTNSSGGWVTLDPRVLQGDFLTATFQHEALGPRGTPEDTTVLYLVTRGHGLAQSLLPAIHRFDPAVHLPQPEVEADDGKEARHAQ; via the coding sequence ATGAAGCATCCTGTACTCGTGCTGCTGGGGCTGCTGGCCGCGGCCGCGGCACCCGTCTCCCATGCTGTGGAGATTCTGCGCTGGGAACGCATGCCGCTCGCGGTGCCGCTGAAGGTCGGCCAGGAGCGCATCGTGTTCATCGATCGGAACGTCCGCGTGGGCGTGCCTGCGGGCGTGGGCGAACGCCTGCGCGTGCAGAGCGCGGGTGGCGCGGTGTACCTGCGCGCCAGCGAACCGATCGAGCCCACGCGGCTGCAATTGCAGGACGCCGACACGGGCGCGCTGATCCTGCTCGACATCGCGGCCGAGCCGCCCAAGGACGGCGAAGCCGAGCTGGAGCCGGTGCGCATCGTCGAGGGCAGCAGCACCCCGGCGCGCTATGGCGATCAGGCAGGCGGTGCCGATGAGGCCCCAGCACGCTCCCAGGATGAGACAGGTACGCGGGCAGCGCGGCGCGAGACGCCGGTTTCGGTCGTCCTGACGCGCTTCGCCGCGCAGAACCTCTACGCGCCCCTGCGCACCGTGGAGCCGCTGCCCGGCGTCATGCGGGTGAACCTGCGCCGCGACCTCGACCTGGGCACGCTGATGCCGACGCTGCCGGTGCGCGCGGTCGCGCTCGCGTCGTGGCGTCTGGAAGACCAGTGGGTCACCGCCGTGCGTCTGACCAACAGCAGCGGCGGCTGGGTCACGCTCGACCCGCGCGTGCTGCAAGGCGATTTCCTCACCGCCACCTTCCAGCACGAAGCGCTCGGCCCGCGCGGGACGCCCGAGGACACGACCGTCCTGTACCTGGTGACGCGCGGGCACGGCCTCGCGCAATCGCTGCTGCCGGCGATCCACCGCTTCGACCCGGCCGTGCATCTGCCGCAGCCGGAAGTTGAAGCCGACGATGGCAAGGAGGCCCGCCATGCGCAGTAA
- a CDS encoding TIGR03752 family integrating conjugative element protein gives MRSNGLLKWLMIPVALLVLFVAIRLFSGGSTSAPPAADAGSKLTPEEMKALGIEGDTPRDTVATLVAQVKQLRTELQTALTDNKSQREENQRLRQRENSIDQRINSALESERSNLRRDQEQAASARQQTEGLLADLQRRLDSIGGRGGGHADLPVGLGLRDGDEAGMEGGMRWVEPDDATKKAEGRNGSRGTGSGMSFPTSFGPAQSTLETTAETVANAGARAAGVRSAKPVYTVPTNSTLMGSVAMTALIGRVPIDGTVNDPYPFKVLVGPDNLTANGIDIPDVAGAVFSGTASGDWTLSCVRGQVRSITFVFNDGTIRTIPEDREGNQQNNQQRDGLGWISDPYGIPCVSGERRSNAQQYLGSQALITAAGAGVASLIESDSGRMSYVGSDGAIGTVGISGQEAVGQILAGGVRDMSAWVNKLYGQAFAAVYVQPGAKVAVHLEKPLAIDHDPEGRRVDHRAGESHALELD, from the coding sequence ATGCGCAGTAACGGCTTGCTCAAGTGGCTGATGATCCCGGTCGCCTTGCTGGTGTTGTTCGTTGCCATCCGGCTGTTCTCCGGTGGAAGCACGTCGGCACCGCCCGCGGCAGATGCCGGCTCCAAGCTCACGCCCGAGGAAATGAAGGCGTTGGGCATCGAAGGCGATACCCCCCGCGATACCGTGGCAACGCTCGTCGCCCAGGTGAAGCAGTTGCGCACCGAGCTTCAGACCGCGCTGACCGACAACAAGTCGCAGCGCGAGGAGAACCAGCGGCTGCGCCAGCGCGAAAACTCCATCGACCAGCGCATCAATTCGGCCCTCGAATCCGAGCGCTCCAACCTGCGCCGCGACCAGGAACAGGCGGCCAGCGCGCGCCAGCAGACCGAAGGGTTGCTCGCCGACCTGCAGCGGCGTCTGGACAGCATCGGCGGGCGCGGCGGCGGCCACGCTGATCTGCCGGTGGGCCTGGGTCTGCGCGACGGCGACGAGGCCGGCATGGAAGGCGGCATGCGCTGGGTCGAACCGGACGACGCGACGAAGAAGGCCGAGGGACGCAACGGCAGCCGTGGCACGGGTAGCGGCATGAGCTTCCCGACGAGCTTCGGCCCGGCGCAAAGCACGCTGGAAACGACCGCGGAAACCGTGGCGAACGCCGGCGCACGTGCGGCAGGCGTCAGGAGCGCCAAGCCGGTCTATACCGTGCCGACCAACTCGACGCTGATGGGCTCCGTGGCGATGACGGCGCTGATTGGGCGCGTGCCGATCGACGGGACGGTGAACGACCCATACCCCTTCAAGGTCTTGGTCGGGCCGGACAACCTGACGGCCAACGGGATTGATATTCCCGACGTGGCCGGCGCGGTCTTCTCCGGCACCGCCTCGGGCGACTGGACGCTATCATGCGTGCGCGGCCAGGTGCGCAGCATCACGTTCGTCTTCAACGACGGCACGATCCGCACCATCCCCGAAGACCGCGAAGGCAACCAGCAGAACAACCAGCAGCGCGACGGCCTGGGCTGGATCAGCGATCCGTATGGCATCCCTTGCGTCAGCGGCGAGCGGCGCAGCAACGCCCAGCAATACCTCGGCTCGCAGGCCCTGATCACGGCGGCCGGTGCCGGCGTCGCCTCGCTCATCGAGAGCGACAGCGGCCGCATGTCCTACGTCGGCTCGGACGGCGCCATCGGCACCGTTGGGATCAGCGGCCAGGAAGCGGTCGGCCAGATCCTCGCGGGCGGCGTGCGGGACATGTCGGCCTGGGTCAACAAGCTCTACGGCCAGGCCTTCGCCGCCGTCTATGTGCAGCCCGGCGCCAAGGTCGCCGTCCACCTCGAAAAACCGCTGGCCATCGATCACGACCCCGAAGGCCGGCGCGTCGATCACCGTGCAGGAGAAAGCCATGCGCTCGAACTTGACTAA
- a CDS encoding TIGR03751 family conjugal transfer lipoprotein yields MRSNLTKGLALALAVAVLGGCATSKEELLTHSDRTMMDIWQQETGGASSGTGQVARRQLLDARQSLRRPLTDTDVQAAPAEQMRYTRTARNEVYRQFQRLPNPDLVMYVYPHLAGTDPVPVPGYTTVFPLYQRVQYAMPGERVEDY; encoded by the coding sequence ATGCGCTCGAACTTGACTAAGGGCCTGGCACTGGCCCTGGCCGTCGCCGTGCTCGGTGGCTGCGCCACCAGCAAGGAAGAACTGCTGACCCATAGCGACCGCACCATGATGGACATCTGGCAGCAGGAAACGGGTGGCGCCAGCAGTGGCACCGGCCAGGTCGCGCGCCGGCAGTTGCTCGACGCGCGCCAGAGCCTGCGCCGGCCGCTGACCGACACCGACGTGCAGGCCGCGCCCGCCGAGCAGATGCGCTACACGCGCACGGCGCGCAACGAGGTCTATCGCCAGTTCCAGCGCCTGCCCAATCCCGATCTCGTCATGTACGTGTACCCGCACCTGGCGGGCACGGACCCCGTTCCCGTGCCGGGTTACACGACGGTCTTCCCCCTGTACCAGCGCGTGCAGTACGCCATGCCGGGCGAGCGCGTGGAGGACTACTGA